The following DNA comes from Verrucomicrobiia bacterium.
AAGGTCTGGGACTAAGGAGCGGCGATCTTGTCCGTAAGCAAATTCGTTGAATCCAAGTGCTTGGATATCTGCTCGATTGGCTTGAAGCTTTTCTAAAACTTGGGCAGGGAGTTCCGTGCGGGAGCAATCCAATGCGTCAGACGTTCCGGGCATCCAAAACGGCGCGCTCGGTTTTGTTGTTAATTTGTATAAAAACGCAAAAGGAAGACGCCAAAATCCGGCCATCCGATACATTTCGGACAAACTAACAGCTCGACCATTGGTCAGGTAGTAGCCCGCAGGTGGTCTCTCCGATTTCATAAGTTTGGTGGCGGATGTGATTCTTCACGCCTGACCAAATAGAAGGAAGCAAAATTGTTCGCCCGGACAAATGATTTAGCCTTACTATGAAGACATGGATTCATCGTTGGAAGAGCGGTTGTTGCGGTTGGAAACGAATGTCACGCACATGGAGCACTTATGCGAACAGTTGAACCAGGTGGTGACGGAGCAGAGCAAGATCATCACGCGTCTACTGGCCGCACAGCAGCAGCTCTCGAAATCGGTGGAGAGCCAGGAACTGGAGCGCATCAAGGCGACGAATGCGAAGCCGCCGCATTACAGTGTGTGAGGAGGAAGCAGGGGAATTCT
Coding sequences within:
- a CDS encoding SlyX family protein, coding for MDSSLEERLLRLETNVTHMEHLCEQLNQVVTEQSKIITRLLAAQQQLSKSVESQELERIKATNAKPPHYSV